A window from Leptothermofonsia sichuanensis E412 encodes these proteins:
- a CDS encoding Uma2 family endonuclease, which translates to MVFSSQTRFGLPGEGDRAPDVAWVALDRWQPLSQEERERFPLICFRDLLHPCSLLTLR; encoded by the coding sequence ATGGTGTTTAGCTCCCAGACAAGATTCGGTTTGCCAGGTGAGGGCGATCGCGCACCCGATGTGGCATGGGTAGCATTAGACCGCTGGCAACCCCTGAGCCAGGAAGAACGGGAAAGATTTCCACTTATCTGTTTTCGTGACTTACTTCACCCATGTTCATTATTGACATTACGTTAA